One segment of Cellulosilyticum sp. I15G10I2 DNA contains the following:
- a CDS encoding ABC-F family ATP-binding cassette domain-containing protein yields MIKVDNLSYSFPQKDLYNEISFTLEEGQHCAFIGTSGSGKTTLIDIIMDPERYMFNGNIEMDPNCRIGYVSQFSGLDKTKETTVFEYIAEAFIKLQNEITSICTEMETSQDMEPLLAKYQQALDAFEAIGGDDFESTINKKLSLANLSKHKDLMISELSGGEFKLVQVIKEMLTRPDLLIMDEPDVFLDFENLNALKDLINAHKEMLLVITHNRYLLNHCFNKILHLENMELQEFDGSYIDYNFTLLQTKIELQELAAKDTAEIERNEILINKLRAIATSNAEAANGKSLKARVKIQERLEARRIKAPFVAIKQPDIHFTTDKELEETTILKVNDYSAKFDEILLENVNFEMKSTDKVALIGANGTGKTTMLRDIFQNDCPAIAINPDANVAYLSQLQGEVLNESHTILEEFLEAGFKTSAETSAYLLDYGFDEEALHQKIDSLSGGEKNILQLAKVAASGANLLLLDEPTSHLDTYSQIALEKAIATYNGAILMISHDYYSIINCMDYVLIIENKTVRKMSMRKFRKMTYASHFDKDYLEVEQKKKAIETKIALALKDTDFELAKKLAEELEVLIKS; encoded by the coding sequence ATGATAAAAGTTGATAACTTGTCCTACTCATTTCCGCAAAAAGATCTATATAATGAGATTTCATTTACATTAGAAGAGGGTCAACATTGTGCTTTTATAGGAACAAGCGGCAGTGGAAAAACTACACTCATAGATATCATTATGGATCCAGAAAGATATATGTTTAATGGTAATATAGAGATGGATCCAAATTGTAGAATTGGGTATGTAAGTCAATTCTCTGGGCTTGATAAAACAAAAGAGACTACCGTCTTTGAATATATAGCGGAAGCATTTATTAAACTGCAAAATGAAATAACTTCTATTTGTACTGAGATGGAAACATCACAAGACATGGAGCCTCTCCTCGCAAAGTACCAACAAGCTTTAGACGCCTTTGAAGCAATAGGCGGGGATGATTTTGAAAGCACTATTAATAAGAAACTGAGTCTAGCAAATCTAAGTAAGCATAAAGACCTCATGATATCAGAACTTAGTGGCGGAGAATTTAAACTCGTTCAAGTCATTAAAGAAATGCTTACTCGGCCAGATCTCTTGATCATGGATGAACCCGATGTATTTTTAGACTTTGAAAATCTTAATGCCCTTAAAGATCTCATTAATGCTCACAAAGAAATGCTGTTAGTTATTACACATAATAGATATCTCTTAAATCATTGTTTTAACAAAATTCTACACCTTGAAAATATGGAGCTCCAAGAGTTTGACGGAAGCTATATTGATTACAACTTTACATTACTTCAAACTAAAATCGAGCTGCAAGAACTCGCGGCTAAAGATACTGCCGAAATTGAGAGAAATGAAATCTTAATCAATAAACTAAGAGCCATTGCAACGAGTAATGCAGAAGCTGCTAATGGAAAATCTCTCAAAGCTAGAGTTAAAATTCAAGAAAGATTAGAAGCCCGTAGAATCAAAGCCCCGTTTGTGGCTATTAAACAACCCGATATCCATTTCACGACCGATAAGGAACTCGAAGAGACCACTATCTTAAAGGTAAATGATTACAGTGCTAAGTTTGATGAAATCCTTCTAGAAAATGTTAATTTTGAAATGAAATCTACCGACAAAGTAGCTCTTATTGGTGCAAACGGCACCGGAAAAACAACAATGCTTCGAGATATCTTTCAAAATGATTGTCCTGCGATTGCAATAAACCCCGATGCCAATGTCGCTTATTTATCTCAGCTCCAAGGCGAGGTTCTTAATGAGTCTCATACAATACTTGAAGAGTTTTTAGAGGCAGGCTTTAAAACTTCTGCGGAGACTAGCGCCTATCTTTTGGATTATGGTTTTGACGAAGAAGCCCTTCATCAAAAAATAGACTCTTTATCTGGCGGAGAAAAAAATATACTCCAACTGGCTAAAGTTGCTGCAAGTGGCGCAAATCTGCTGCTGCTAGATGAACCAACAAGTCATTTAGACACCTATTCACAAATAGCACTTGAAAAGGCCATAGCAACCTATAATGGTGCGATCCTCATGATTTCTCATGATTATTACTCTATCATAAACTGTATGGATTATGTTTTAATCATTGAAAATAAGACGGTTAGAAAAATGAGTATGCGCAAATTTAGAAAGATGACTTATGCCAGCCATTTTGATAAAGACTATTTAGAAGTTGAACAAAAGAAAAAAGCGATTGAAACAAAAATCGCCTTGGCTTTAAAAGATACTGATTTTGAGCTTGCAAAGAAATTAGCCGAAGAGTTAGAAGTGCTTATTAAGTCATAA